The Alligator mississippiensis isolate rAllMis1 chromosome 11, rAllMis1, whole genome shotgun sequence genomic interval tctggcgggccagtagggggcacccCTGATTTGAGCCGCcaacctccctgcgcccgaccaccttcccggctccgagtgcctccctggggtgcctcccgtccggccgaccccttccctggagcacacccgctagcctggggtcccgctgccaccatccaaggctctggactcacttctggctctgcgcaccttggaaaacgcagacctgatcgtccaatgggtactagacccaatgcaagcacttggggcacttccccaagtcaggggcttaataggaaagtctcccttagtctgcagacATAAGGgccctcctaggcataatttagacccacccctcaataagtctcccacaccggtcacaaaggagagcTTTATTGAttcagggggtagggcggaaacagggtaaaggtagagcagtatcatggaaatatcagaggaataccagaggaatcccatagagcaaacccgtatggctgaggtagccttttgatctcgcatctgagttactggaagctaaatatctagtcggatctcgagtagcttactcactcgcatcatccagaggtggttggagtttcctctggaggcagggcactcttggagcatgcggtgatgaggagagagcctgtgtcagatggtgaagctcctctcccaggttcagattcacctggatgactgcctggctaatggctgccttcttcctggaccgggcctttaaataacctttcagacctcagcagcccggtccaatcgaagctgccagtgctggccactagccaaccgatttaaaaagcatcactggtcacctgggccagtgagcagggcttttccctccccctgcccaggagaCCAGAGCATCTACATCCAAgtcaccaggcttttgtcatgtcggcagggaggaagatccccctccctgagggattcaacCCAGCCCCTCACGCTGGccgagacagatttctggagagggacacagacggtggcatttctgccacaccctTCTCCAGAACAGAATTTCCCAAGTGCTCTGATCTGATCAGTAAGGGACAAGCCATGCTCATGATGTCCAAGGACACTCAGAAACCAACACGCACAGCCAGAAGAATGGGAAAGAGCTGCCAGGTCAGCCAGCACAGACTATATTGTGACCATGCAGGGACATGAGACCTGTATTACCATTAGTTGGTTCAAGGAACAAGAACCAGAGATTTTCACCTGCATGTTCAGCACCTTCACATGCTCACACTCTCAGTAGTTGATGTCCTCCAAAGCCAGCGGAGAGCCCtcagggcagggcccagggacGGCCTCTGCTGGCACCTGCTGATGGGGAGCCGAGCAcagcctgtgcagagctgtgGGGTGAGCCCAGGGGGAAGTCACCAAACTGACGTGAAGGGAGGCCTGTGGATCACAGCAGGATTGGTGGCACCCCCTCAGTCAGCCTCTGTCACAGCTTCACTGCCATTTGATTCCTGATTGCAACTCCCACCATCAAAAGGACCgtggcagccatggggtgagGGAAACACCAGGTGCAGTTAGGAGAGCGTGGGGGAGCCTGACTTTGCTGCACAAGGATGTAAACCCACATGGCTTCAGAaggagacccagggaaatggaggTCTGAAAAGGGAGGGCTCAACACATCGCACACACTGGTGAGACAAGTTATTGGTCAGAAACACCATCACCCCCAGCAGGACAGAGACCTGCTCCTTTCCAGTCCCCAAGGAGTGATCCAGAGCAGTAGCAGGAGCAATTACAACAGCACAAGCTCCAGCACATGTTTCAAGGCACCTGACTCAACCCCCACCTGCTTCTATCCAACAGCCCCACAGGACACCCTGGGACCCCAGGCCAGATTTACCAGATCTCAATTGTAACAAGGTGGCTACAAGCTCAGAGaccccccaggaccaccctgGCCCAAAGGTAGAGCATGTGTTCCCTGGGTATCACTGGGCTCCTCCATCCTGTCCTTTCCTAACAACATGTTTCCACCGCTCAGGCTAAGGGTGATACTGGTCCTTTCTGGGGCATATTAGCTCTAGTTGGGGCCCCATGGGAGTCTCATTCCAGAGGAATGTGACAACTGCTGGAAATGACCTTGTTACAGCTCCTCGTGTCTCAGATCAGAGTCCCCCCTAAAACAATAACATTTCTGTTAGTAACATTTCTGTTACTAACATTTCTGCACCACAACAGTGCAGATGTGGTGCAGGCTTAGGCATATAAAGGGTTAATTCTGAGGAGTCAGCCCCAGGGATCCAGGTGAGGATGGAGGGAAAGTGAGAAGAGCTCCAGACACAGGGACAGGTGCCAGGAGACGGGGCTGGAGAATCACGCTGGGCAATGCAGGCCCCGAAGCTGCAGGATCTaactgaggagccctgcagggagagaggggagacatcagcacagggcagggactagcagcactggggaaaggcCATGGGGGGGATCTCACAGGCGCCAGGGCCTCCCTAGAGGGTTGTCTGGAGCCTCCGGGTGGGGAGATGCTTTTGCAGGGCGCAGGATGCTCTGACCATGGAAGTAGCTCTAGGTTTGGCCCAAATGGCACTAATGAGAGAGTTGgaggctcctcctcttcctcactgcaaATGGTCCATGTTCCAGCTCCCACCCAGTCTGGGCTGGGCAAGTGTTGGGGTGAAAGGGCAGGGGTACCTGCTCCATGGACTGTGGTCCCTGAGGTCCCTGGTACAGGATGTGGtccctgagggggagggggcttcataGTGGTAGACTGAGATGGAAATTACCTGTTGGCTGGGGAAAGGGTTGGCCTGGAAAACAAGGAGGAAAATGGTGAGAGTCTCACCAGAGGCAGCCCCTCTGAGAGATCACATATCCTGCCCTAGCCCTGAGGTGCAGAGCAGACCCCATTAGTGACCCCACATCCCCCATTAAAATCACAAATCACAGTCTCACCCAAACAGGGCTGGATAGAGGGATTTactgtgtgcacgtgtagatatttccttgaactggatgcaatactctgTGCTTCGGTCTCTATTTCCAGACAACATTCAGCGAGGATGAATTCAAGCAGGGTCACACTTGTGTGGGCTCAGTATCAGCTAGGAAGGCGTGTGTGTATCTTCACTACATGACCCAAGACAGGCAGGGAGATACGGGCAGAATCAAGGGTCAGGAACAGCCCTAGACCAGACCATGGCTGTGCACATTTTGGAGGAGCCCTTgctatgtttttcttttccaccAAAAACAGCAATTGAAAATTTAGGGAAGAAAGAGGTGGTGAGGGGTACCGTTAATAAGGAAATTGATTGTGATAAGCATGGATACAAGAGAAAATATACTATCCTTTCATACCACAGACACTTttccttcaaaaagaaaaaaaaccccacctgctGGAAATTGTAATGAGCaatatatgtgagaaatatggtaagagcagcttCCGGTAATTCCCAGGTAGGCTGGAAACCTGCATGGGCCCCatagggagcagagccaggagcagtgctttctcctttctgctgctgctcctcatctCCTGCCTCCAGGAAAGGTCTGTTATTCTCCCCTCTGCTGTTCACAATGCAGGGGGACATTTTCTCCCTGGGTCTCTTGTAGGTGAGACAATTCTTCCCCTGTCCCACATCCTTCCCTGACTGTCTGGGCTAAGGGTGAGACCAGGACAACTGACACCTGCAGGGCTGAGGATCTACATTATATTGCAGAGAACAAAATCAGTTTGACCCACCAGCTGCCAAAGTTTCCACTCATGGAGCAGCAAGGTCAGAGACAAGGGAAGCTGAAATTAAGGTCTGCCGGGACAATAACTTTTCCAGGGGAAAACCTTGGTCTGTGCCAGCAGACAAGCAACAGGACAGAGGAGAGAGGTTTGGGACAGAAACCCCCCTGATACCTCATCCCCATGAAGTCCCACAGTGGGGTACACtcaggtgcccccacccccctgggacTGGCACCTCCAAACCCAGGGTCACTGCCttgaagcagaggagaggaaaTGCCCAGAGtcaaggcagtggcagctctgcctacccatggcccctgctctgccctgctccttagaggagggagggacagtaggatccatccccagccccaggaggtgaGAAACTGGGAGGCCCCTGCCAGACTCCAGGGCAGCTCGTACTGGGGTGTGAGAGGGAGCAGAGCTTGCAGACAGACCTACAGACCAAGCATTTTGCCCCAACAACGCCTTGGTTCCAGCACCCCAGCTGAGCCCCACTCACCTTTCTTGTTCCTCAGGTAGACGAGCagtcccagtgccaggaagatcagCCCCAGCACAAAGCCCCCGACCCCCGTCAGCATCTTGCTCCTGGCCGAGTCTGACTGCGCCTCTGTGGAGACAGGAGCCGAGGTGAAGGGCTCAGTCcgggctcccaccccctgctcacacCCCTGCCCGCTGTGGGAAAGGGGTCTGACCACGGACAGCCCTTGTGGGGCTGCACAAAGGGAGACCCGGCCCCTCCAAGATctcaggggctgccccaggctcccagtTCCTTACCCCAGTGCACGGTGacagggcctggcaggctgctgTGCTCCACCTGGCAGGTGTAGACGTCCCCGCTCCGGGGGGTCATTTCCAGCATCACCAGGATCTGGAAGGTCCAGTCTCCGTTCTGCATCAGCTCCGTGGACACCACTCTGGCCGTCTGCTCCTGCCCGTTCTTCAACCATTTCACCTCGATCCCGCTGGGGTAAAACCCCATCACAAAGCAAATCAGTGTGTCTGGGTGGGCCTGGGCTCCTGATTTTGTTGGGGAGACTTTCACCTTTGGCTTCACTGAAAAGGAAAGAGATGGAGAGAATGAGCTGGGAGAAAGAATGATTCCTCCATCAGGGAAAGttttctccccccaacccctgcccgccTCAGTTTCTCTCACCCCTGAGCCTTGAGTTTATTTAAATCTTTACTTTGGTACCACTATAAAACCACTCTGTTTTCTCATATGCAGCACACATTGTTTTCCCCAAGAACAGCTAACTGGGCTTTGCAATTTGAATCTTAACTGAgcaatatggtaagagcagtttccGAGCAAATGTGTAAGTCAAATCTGTAGGGACGTTCAAGAAGCAGAGCAAGTGGGAGCCTCCCTGCTGCTACGTGGTTACTTATGATAaggatatatttttttcccccaatgcaTGATGTTGCTGCTTCATTCTTGGCTGAATGTTGCATTCAAGAAAGTATGATATTTTAATAATTAAAGCTAAACTTTAATTgcagtttcatttttttatttgcaaatgaCCTGAATCCAGGAGTGTCTTTCAAAGGCTCTGGATTCCCTTTTTCATTCAAGATGTCAGGGGGAGACCTCTCCAGTTTGGAGGCCAAGCTCTATGGCTGCAGCACCAAGTGTCCTGTCCTGGGTTAATGGTTTCCAGCTGTGGACAGCCAGGGGCTTTGCTTGGGAGTGCCAGAGAGTGGCAAAGATATCCCAGGTTTGGGACCTGGCCCTGTCCAAAGGAGACCCCATCATGTGTCTCATAAGCAGACGTTTGGGTTtcccatttgctgcagaaaaatgtggatgttctcctttaaagagaaaaGGTGGCTGGGTAGATGTGCAGCCCTGCATGCGAGTCCCCCTGGTCTGTCACTCCTCACCTTTCGGGTGGCACGGCCTTACTCTgtggtggcagggctggtgcGGAGGTGCTGGCGGCAGCAGCGAGTcttgccaccctgctccaccctcctgtgccaggtcccacccactgggccacaaaGGCAGTTCCTGCCTGTTGGAGGTCTGGCC includes:
- the LOC132244199 gene encoding DLA class II histocompatibility antigen, DR-1 beta chain-like isoform X1, with the protein product MGWQQDVNFNSDTELGEPIAKSWNSLKGELELRRGEVDRFCRHNYGVLENFINTHKVKPKVKVSPTKSGAQAHPDTLICFVMGFYPSGIEVKWLKNGQEQTARVVSTELMQNGDWTFQILVMLEMTPRSGDVYTCQVEHSSLPGPVTVHWEAQSDSARSKMLTGVGGFVLGLIFLALGLLVYLRNKKGEWGSAGVLEPRRCWGKMLGL